A genome region from Trachemys scripta elegans isolate TJP31775 chromosome 2, CAS_Tse_1.0, whole genome shotgun sequence includes the following:
- the SEMA4C gene encoding semaphorin-4C (The sequence of the model RefSeq protein was modified relative to this genomic sequence to represent the inferred CDS: added 112 bases not found in genome assembly): MDASLPGLALLTTVFLSVGTADAAWWNLVPRKTIPYNELKDVAKRFSKAGVSHYMTLTLGETEKVLYVGAREAIFALATGTMELKAAISWEAPTEKKVECIQKGKNNQTDCFNYIRFLQSYNSSHLYACGTFAFQPKCTYIELSSFSLNRLAFEDGKGKCPYDPAKGHTGLIVDGELYSATLNNFLGTEPVILRNLGPHYSMKTEYLASWLNEPHFVGSAYVQESVGSPSGDDDKVYFFFSERAVEYDCYAEQVVARVARVCKGDVGGARTLQKKWTTFLKARLVCSIPEQQLHFNRLQAVYTLGGTTWRDTTFFGLFQARWGDVDVSAVCQYHIEDVRKAFEGPYKEYREQAQKWGRYSDQVPSPRPGACITDWHRQNGVASSLELPDNTLNFAKKHPLMDEPVLPRHGRPLLLKKDANFTRLVVDRVRGLDGASYNVLFIGTDDGWLHKALVLPSRVHLVEELQVFEPAQPIESLVLAHQKKLLFAGSRSQVARLSLADCAKYRSCADCVLAKDPYCAWSRNASRCLRADGSDGSLLVQDVVNADTALCNLLRAPSSVKITPKNITVVAGTDLVLPCRLTSNLARARWTFNGRELAEDQASVLYDARLQALVILGTGPQRGGAYRCFSEEQGARLAAEGYIVSVVAGPAATLEARAPLESLGLVWMVAIALGALCLVLLLVVLSLRRRLREELAKGTKAVESTLVYPIELPKEPPSPKFVPSATSDSDEKLWDPASYYYSDGSLKIVPGHAVCQNGSATPSSPTNGIPGQPLASPPPHSPNRIHLGSVRGSSSNGYIRLQLGAEERPGYSDLAEELRRKLQQRQALPDSNPEESSV, translated from the exons agcTGAAGGACGTGGCAAAGCGGTTCTCCAAGGCGGGCGTGTCGCACTACATGACGCTGACGCTGGGCGAGACCGAGAAGGTGCTGTACGTGGGTGCCCGGGAGGCCATCTTCGCCCTCGCCACCGGCACCATGGAGCTGAAGGCAGCG ATCTCCTGGGAGGCTCCTACAGAGAAGAAAGTGGAATGTATCCAGAAGGGCAAGAACAACCAG ACCGACTGTTTCAATTACATCCGCTTCCTCCAGAGCTACAACAGCTCCCACCTGTACGCGTGCGGCACCTTCGCCTTCCAGCCCAAGTGCACCTACATT GAGCTGTCCAGTTTCTCCCTCAACAGGCTGGCCTTCGAGGACGGGAAGGGGAAGTGCCCCTACGACCCGGCCAAGGGCCACACGGGCCTCATCGTGG ATGGCGAGCTGTATTCGGCGACACTCAACAACTTCCTGGGCACAGAGCCGGTGATCCTGCGCAACCTGGGCCCCCATTACTCCATGAAGACGGAGTACCTGGCCTCCTGGCTGAATG AGCCCCACTTCGTGGGCTCAGCCTACGTGCAGGAGAGCGTGGGCAGCCCCAGCGGGGACGACGACAAGGTCTACTTCTTCTTCAGCGAGCGGGCCGTGGAGTACGACTGCTACGCCGAGCAGGTGGTGGCCCGCGTGGCCCGGGTCTGCAAG GGGGACGTGGGCGGCGCCCGGACCTTGCAGAAGAAGTGGACGACGTTCCTCAAGGCCCGGCTGGTCTGCTCCATCCCGGAGCAGCAGCTGCACTTCAACCGGCTGCAGGCCGTGTACACGCTGGGCGGGACCACCTGGCGCGACACCACTTTCTTCGGCCTCTTCCAGGCTCGCTG gggGGACGTGGACGTCTCTGCCGTCTGCCAGTACCACATTGAGGACGTGCGCAAGGCCTTCGAGGGGCCCTACAAGGAGTACCGGGAGCAGGCCCAGAAGTGGGGCAGGTACTCGGACCAGGTGCCCAGCCCCCGGCCTGGGGCG TGCATCACTGACTGGCACCGGCAGAATGGCGTCGCCAGCTCGCTGGAGCTGCCCGACAACACGCTGAACTTCGCCAAGAAGCACCCGCTGATGGACGAGCCGGTGCTGCCGCGCCACGGCCGGCCCCTGCTGCTCAAGAAGGATGCCAACTTCACCCGGCTGGTGGTGGACCGGGTGCGCGGGCTGGATGGGGCCTCCTACAACGTGCTCTTCATTGGGACAG ATGACGGGTGGCTCCACAAGGCCCTGGTCCTGCCCTCCCGTGTCCACCTCGTGGAGGAGCTGCAGGTCTTCGAGCCGGCGCAGCCCATCGAGAGCCTTGTGCTGGCCCACCAGAAG AAGCTGCTCTTTGCTGGCTCTCGCTCCCAGGTGGCACGGCTGTCCCTGGCCGACTGCGCCAAGTACCGCTCCTGCGCCGACTGCGTCCTGGCTAAGGACCCCTACTGCGCCTGGAGCCGCAATGCCAGCCGCTGCCTCCGGGCTGATGGCTCTGACgg GTCCCTGCTGGTCCAGGACGTGGTGAACGCGGACACGGCTCTCTGCAACCTCCTCCGAGCACCCTCCTCAG TTAAAATCACTCCCAAGAACATCACAGTGGTGGCCGGCACAGACCTGGTCCTGCCCTGCCGCCTCACCTCCAACCTGGCCCGGGCTCGCTGGACCTTCAACGGGCGGGAGCTGGCCGAGGACCAGGCCTCGGTGCTGTATGACGCCCGCCTGCAGGCCTTGGTCATCCTGGGCACGGGCCCCCAGCGTGGTGGTGCCTACCGGTGCTTCTCAGAGGAGCAGGGCGCGCGCCTGGCAGCTGAGGGCTACATTGTGTCGGTGGTGGCAGGCCCGGCCGCCACACTGGAGGCGCGGGCCccgctggagagcctggggctggtATGGATGGTGGCGATCGCGCTGGGCGCCCTGTGCCTGgttctgctgctggtggtgctgtCCCTGCGGCGCCGGCTGCGGGAGGAGCTGGCCAAGGGCACCAAAGCTGTGGAGAGCACCCTGGTGTACCCCATCGAGTTGCCCAAGGAGCCCCCCAGCCCCAAGTTTGTTCCCAGCGCCACCTCGGACTCGGATGAGAAGCTCTGGGACCCGGCCAGCTACTACTACTCGGATGGCTCCCTCAAGATCGTGCCAGGCCACGCCGTGTGCCAGAACGGCTCAGCCACACCCTCGTCCCCCACCAATGGCATCCCCGGGCAGCCCCTGGCCTCCCCGCCCCCGCACTCGCCCAACCGCATCCACCTGGGCAGCGTCCGCGGCTCCTCCTCCAACGGCTACATCCGCCTGCAGCTGGGCGCCGAGGAGCGGCCCGGCTACAGCGACCTGGCTGAGGAGCTACGCCGCAAGCTCCAGCAGCGCCAGGCACTGCCCGACTCCAACCCCGAGGAGTCCTCAGTGTGA